Within Pelagicoccus enzymogenes, the genomic segment CCGCCAAAGCGGCGACTACTCCCAAGCCACCGCCACCTACCTCGAACCCATCTCAATTCCCTCCGGCATTTTCGGCCAAGCCTGGTCCGTCCCCACCTTCGCCCCCCACGCCATCGCCGCCCGCCCAGACGACTTCGAACTCGCCATCCGCAGAGGCGCCGACGCCCGTATCGTCCGCTTCAACGAAGTCGGACTCGACATACAAAACGTCGAATTGCCTAGCGCTGCCCTCGGCCCCTTCACCCCCCTTTACCATCCAGTAAACGAAGATTGGCAGTTCCTCGGGAGCAACCAACCTCGCGTCGCCTCACGGGCAGCCAGAGACTCAACCTTCCAACTCTCCACCCTCGGCCCCGATTTTTTCCAAAAGGAGGGCGACAACCGCCGTTTCGCTCTACGCAACACCCACTTCTACGACCTATCCCGCGACGGCCAAACCATCGCCCTTCACCACAACACTGCCGTCACCGTCGTCGACCGACCCAGCGGAAAACGCATCGCCACCTTCCCCATCGACTCCCCGTATTCGTACGCCGACAACAACCAGCAACTCCTCGCCCTCTCGCCCGACGGACAGACTGTCGCCTTCGCCTACACGACCAAAACCGACAACGGATCTCTCGACATCGTCGAATGCCACGACGTATCCACCGGTAAACTACTCTGGAAAGCCCCCTGCGACAAACCCTTCGAAACCATCGATTTCCTCCGCTACAGCGGCGACGGCCGCCTCCTCTATCTAAAGGGCCCTATCGGCGGCCCGACCGGTTCGAACTGGTTCAGCTCCCGCTTCGTCACCACGGGCGAGGTGAATTCAAAAATCGACTACACCTCCGCCCACCTCCACGCCTACAACCGAGCGAGCACCCTCGTAGCCCAAGCCAGCTATAACAACATCACCCTAAAAACCCTTCCCGACGGAAAAGCGACCGCAACTCTTGCCCTCGACTTCAAGCCCGCCACTCTCGCCTACATCGGCTCCGACAACTTCCTCGTCGCCACCTCGAACAACGACGAAACCCTCCGCCTCATCGACATCCGCGAACAAGCCGTCATCGCCGAAATCAAGCTCTTCGAAGACCCAAAGAAGTGGCTCGTACGCCATCCCGGAACCGGCCTCTTCACCTCCGAAACCTCCCTGCAAAAGGACCTCAAGTTCATCCAAGGCGAAACCATCACCCCGCTCGAATCCTACTTCGACCAATTCTACCAACCCCGCCTCCTCGGCTCCCTTGTCAAAGGCCTCTCGCCCAAGCCCACCATCCCGCTCAGCGACCTCAGTCTCGCCCCAAAGCTCACTCTGAAAATCGACGGCCCCGCCACCCGCGGGCTCACCGTCGAAGACGAATTCGAAACCTTCGAACTTCCCACCCCCGAGGTCACCCTCAAGCTCGACGCCACTTGCGAAGGTTCCCCCATCGCCGACCTGCGCATCTACCACAACGGCAAGCTCGTATCCGGCGCCACCCGCGGACTCTTCGTCGAAGACGACGAAGACGCCCCCCTCACCGAGACCTTCACCAAAACCGCCACTCACACCTTCGCCCTCACTCCTGGCAAAAACCGATTCCGCGCCATCGCCATCAACGAGCAAGGCACCGAATCCGCACCCGACGAAATCATCGTCTACTCCGAAACCACCGCCCCCGAAAGCGAAGGCGGCATCGCCCTCCACTTCCTCGTAGTTGGCATCAACGAGTACCAGAATCCTCAATACAATCTCAACTACGCCCAAAAGGACGCCGCCGCCATAGAGGCCATCCTCGCCAAACGCTACGGACAACTCTTCACCCGCCAGAACCGATACGCCCTCTACAATTCCGAAGCCACCCGCGAAAACATCCTCGCCACCCTCGACACCATCAAGTCCGAAGCCAATCCCCGCGACGTATTCATATTCTACTACGCAGGTCACGGCGTCGTTTCCGAAGACGACGACCCCGAGTTCTTCCTCGCTCCCTACGAGATCACCCAGCTCTACGGCGAACGCCGCATCCTCCGCCAGCTCGGCATTTCTAGCGACGAGCTACTCGCCTATTCCCGCGACATCTCCGCCCAAAAGCAGCTCTTCCTCCTCGACGCCTGCCAATCCGCCGGAGCCCTGAAGAGCCTCGCCGTACGCGGAGCCGTGGAAGAACGCGCCATCGCCCAGCTCGCCCGCAGCAGCGGCACCCACTGGCTCACCGCCACCGGCAGCGAACAATTCGCCACCGAGTTCGACAGCCTCGGCCACGGAGCCTTCACCCACGTAGTCCTGCAAGCCCTACAAGGCGCTGCCGACACCGGCGACGGCCTCGTCTCCGTCAACGAGCTCAAAGCCTACGTGGAAGCCCAAGTCCCCGAGCTCACCCAAAAGGAAAAAGGCGAAGCCCAGTACCCCGTCACCTACGGCTACGGCCAAGACTTCCCCCTCGCCATCCCTTGAAAGATGTTGCAGAGCACCTCCCTAGCTGACGCCCTTTAAACAAGCTTCGCTCGCCGCCTGGTAGCTACATTCCGGTCTGGCAGAGCCTGACCTCCGAGCGCTCAGGCGCAGAATCCAAGGGCCGCCTAAGCCGATAAACAGGGACAGGATCGCGACCAAGCCAAACGCGACCTGCAGCCCGGCCCATTCGCTCGCCAAGCCGACCAGCGGCGGTCCCGAAAGAAACCCGAGATAGCCGATCGTCGAAACCGCAGCCACCCCGCGTCCCACGCCATCCGGATGGGCCCGCCCGCCCGCGCCCAAAAAGATCGGCACCAGATTCGCAATGCCCACTCCCGCCAATCCCAATCCGACGAAAGCCACTTGCCACACCGGCACCGCCGAGACCAAGGCGATTCCCGCCACCGCGAACCCGCCACTCCAGCGCAGCAGCCGCACGCTCCCCAAACGCTCCATCAAATAGTCTCCCGAAAAGCGCCCCGCCGCCATGGCGCAGCTAAACATTCCGTAAGCGAACGGAGCCAACCACGCCTCCGCGCTGGCCACGTCGCGCACGTAGACCGCACTCCAGTCCATCATGACTCCCTCCGCAAAAAGAGAGACAAAAGCTAGGGCTCCCACCGCAACAATCGCCCCATTCATCGAAGTTCCCCTACCCGTCTTTGCCGGCGCTTCCCTATCGGTCGCCACCGGCAGGTCCGGCAGGAGACGCTTCGCCCGCGCCCACCCCAAGCCGCAAACCAGCAGGCCGACCGACAAGGCAGTCCCCTCCACCGAAACGCCAAACTTCAGCACCACTCCAATCGCCGCCGCCACCAACAGGCCGCCCAGGCTCCAGAGCGCCTGCAGCCGAGCCATGATCGGACGTCCCACCGCCTTCTCCACCACGATGGCCTGGGAGTTGAGCGACACGTCAAAAGCGCCCTTCAAAGCTCCCAAAATTCCCGCCGCGACCACCGCTACCGCAAAACTCTCCGCAAAAACCGGCCCCAGCAACGCCAGGCCAAATAGCGGCACGATCGCCGTCAAGCCGCCACGACTACCGAAGCGCGAAACCACTCGCCCCACCGTAGGCATGCCCACCAAGGCGCCCCCCACCATCGACAACAGCAGCGCCGACAGCCCCAGCTCATCCAAATCCAGCCTTTCCTTCAGCAGCGGCAGCAAAGCCGCCCACATCCCAAAGCCAATTCCGTTCATCAAGTAAAGCGACGCAGCCGCCCAACGAGCCCGAGCCACTTCGCTTTCCACTCCTCCGTCAATCGTATCCGTTCCTGCCATGCCCCACACTCTATCAGCACTGCTCTCATAATTCTAATTGTACTTTTTCATGGGCTTAATAACTCTGAGTTATGGAGATTGCCCAACTCAAATCCTTCCTCGTCCTGGCGGAACAGCTGCACTACGGCCGCGCCGCTGCCGCGCTCCACCTCTCCCAGCCGGCCCTCACCAAACAGATCCAACGCCTGGAGGAAGATCTGGGCGGCGCCCTCTTCGAGCGCGGCACCCAGGGCACCCGCCTCAGCGCCTTCGGGGAGCAATGGCTCCAAGAGGCTCGCCAAGTGAACCAGAAACTGGACGGTCTCCTGGATCGCGGCCGCCAGATAGCCCTCGGCGAAACCGGTCGGATCCGCATCGGTTTCGGCTATCACTCCCTCGAGCTTGTGCCCAGCGTCGTCGTAAAACTCCGCGACAGAGCCCCAGGTATCCAAATTTCCCTACGCGACATGTCGACCGCCGAACAGCTCGCCGCCCTGGAAGAAGGCAAGCTGGACCTCGCTTTCGTTCGCGTCCCCATCGCCAACCACAGCGACTACGAAAGCCTACCCGCCATCGAAGACCGCATGGCCCTCGTAACGGCTCGTTCCCAAACCGGAGGAAAAAAACTCAAGCTCGCCGACGTACGCGACCAAGCCTTCGTCACCATTTCCAAACTACGCTCCCCCGGCTTCTTCGGCCACATGCTCGCCCTCTGCGCCAAACACGGCTTCCACCCGCGCATCGTGCAGCAGGTGAGCGAATTCCCCACCGCCCTGGCCCTCACCCGCGCCGGGATGGGCGTCACCATGATCCCCGAATCCTACTGGAACTCCGACTACAAAAGCCTGCAAATCCACCGCATCGCCGCCGCTGACTCCAAATGGAAAGTGGGCGCCCTTTGGCGTCGGGGCGACCGAAACCCCGCCCTCCATCGCTTCCTCGAAGCCTTGAAAACCTTTCTCTAGCCGTCCAGCCCCTTCCCTCTAACAATATACCTCGACGGTTGACCTTCCCCGTCTTTAGGCCATAGCTGAACACGCAGCACTACCAACAACCCCCTCCATTATGAAACTAAAAAAGCTCCTCGCTACGCTCGTTCTCGCCTCCTCAGTCGCAATCCTATCCTCCGCCACAACCTACATCAAAATCGAGGGCGTCGAAGGCGAATCCAAAAGCGAACACCACAAAGGCTGGATCGATATCGAATCTATATCAGGACTCTCCGCGCCACGCGACGCCGCCTCGGGAATGGCCACCGGCAAACGCCAGCACAAGCCCATCACCCTCACCAAGCAGGTAGACAAGTCCTCTCCCCTCTTCCAAGCCTCAGTCGGAAGCGGCCAAAACCCCTTGCACGAAGCGAAGAGCAAGAAAGCGAACAATCCACTCCACGAAGCGAACGGTACTTCGGCCAACACCCCGCTCTTCGCATCTGCCATGACCATCGAGCAAGACGGCGTAACCTACCAGCTGCACGGAGTCAAAGTCCTCAGCTCCACCCGCGACGGCGACACGGAAACCATCACCTTCAGCTACACTTCCATCAACATCCTGCCCATGGCCGCCGAACTGAAACCGATCGAATCAAATGCCGTCAAAACTACCGACTACAATTCCTCCCGCTCCAATAAAAACAGCAGATAGTTCCGTATTATTTATTGCATACAGCTTCAGCAGACATGACACGATCGCTACAGCCGTCACCACCAGCTGCCAAAAAGTTAAAAGCAAACAATGCCCTTCGAAAACACTTGGGAAGACCGAGGCTACTATTCTCGATTCTGGGGAATCGTACCGGAATGGGAGATCGACGTGATGAATCGCGAGTTCTCCGACGACCCGCGCTGCGACACCGCCCGCTACCAAATCTTCGACGGAACCGATATCGAAGCTTTTGCCGTTACCGAACGAGAGATCAAAAAGATCGCATCTAACGACATCGGCGTAGAATCCTACCTGAAGAACATTTCCGTAGCCCTAGTGGGATCCAAACCCGAAATAAAGGCCGCGTACCAACAATACGTCGAGACCTGCCAAAAGGTAAACAAAACTTGGACCTTCCGCATCTTCGACACCCTCGCCGAAGCTCGCCAGTGGCTCCAAGCTTGATTGCACTTTCCGCAACCCACGCCGCCCCCACAGTTCGTATCCAAACTTAACTACAAAAGAAAAGGCGACGCTCCAAGCGTCGCCTTTGTAGTTTAAATTACGATACAGAACCCTTATCCCTTCTGCAGAGCCTTCACAACGTTCAAGTCCTCGAGCGTAGTCGTATCCTGCTTGATTTCCTTGCCCGCGGCAATGTCCTTGAGAAGACGCCGCATGATCTTGCCGCTACGCGTCTTGGGCAATGCGGGAGCGAAGCGAACCTCGTCGGGCTTGGCGATAGCGCCAATTTCCTTGCCTACGTGCTCGCGCAATTCCCTGCGAAGCTCATCGGTCATCGCGACACCTTCCTTAAGGGTGACAAAGCAAACGACCGCGCTTCCCTTGAGATCGTGCGGGCGCCCCACTACCGCTGCTTCCGCAACGCCACCATGGCCGACCAAAGCGCTTTCTACTTCTGCCGTTCCGATGCGGTGTCCTGAAACGTTCAATACATCGTCGATACGACCTACGATCCAGAAATAGCCGTCCTTGTCCTGCTTGCAGCCATCGCCACAGAAGTAGACGCCCTTGTACTCGCTCCAATACGTTTCCTTGTAACGCTTTTTGTCGCCGTAGAGGCCTCGCAGCATGGAGGGCCAAGGCTGGGTCAGCACCAGCTTTCCGCCATCGCCTCGCCTCACTTCGTGTCCCTCATCGTTGAAAACCTTCGGCACAACGCCGAAAAATGGAAGTCCCGCGGATCCGGGCTTCGAGTACGCTGCGCCAGGAAGCGTCGTGATCATGATGCCGCCCGTTTCGGTTTGCCACCACGTATCCACGATTGGACAACGGCCGCCGCCAATCGTCTTGTGATACCACTTCCAAGCTTCCGGATTGATCGGCTCACCCACGGACCCCAAGAGGCGAAGCGAGCTGAGGTCGTGCTTCTCGATATGTTCGCTGCCCCATTTCATGAAAGCGCGAATCGCTGTCGGAGCGGTGTAGAAGATAGTGACGCGGTGCCGCTCGACGATGTCCCAAAAACGATCGACCTCCGGATAGTTCGGCGCGCCTTCGTAGATCACATTGGTGGCTCCGTTAGAGAGGATGCCGTAAGTCACGTAGCTGTGGCCTGTGATCCAGCCAATGTCAGCCGTGCACCAGTAAGTATCTGACTCCTTGAGGTCGAAGACGTACTTCGAAGTCATGGTGGTACCCAGCAAGTAGCCGCCACTGGTGTGCAGCACGCCCTTGGGCTTACCGGTACTTCCGCTCGTGTAGAGGATAAAGAGCGGCGTCTCAGCATCGAAGGCCTTGGCCGCGTGCTTATGGCTGGCCTCGTTCATGAGGGTGTGGTACCAGAGATCGCGTCCTTGTTTCATGGATACGCGATTGCCGATCCGCTTTACCACTACCACGTTCGTCACCGTCGAACAACCGGCCATGGCTGCATTGACGTTCTTCTTCAAGTCGACCACCGATCCCCGGCGCCAGCCGCCGTCTGCAGTCACCACCACCTTCGCTTGGCAGTCGTTCACGCGGTCCTTGATCGATTCGGAACTGAAACCACCGAAAATGACCGTGTGCACGGCACCGATACGGGCGCTTGCCAGCATCGCCACCACCGCTTCACAGGTCATCGGCATGTAAATAGCAATGCGGTCACCCTTCTTGACGCCGAGGCTTTCCAAAACGTTGGCGAACTTGCACACTTCCACATGCAACTGCTTGTAGGTCAGGGTCTGCTGGTCCCCCGGCTCACCCTCGAAAATCAAGGCTGCCTTGTTCTCACGCGCCGTGCCGAGATGGCGGTCCACGCAATTCTCGCAAACATTTAGCTTGCCACCTACGAACCATTTAGCTTGGGGTTCTTTCCACTCGAGCGTTTTCTTCCAAGGCTTACGCCATTGAAGCAACTCTTTCGCTTGAGCGTTCCAAAACTTTTCGGGGCTCTCTACGGACTCTTTGTACAGCCGTTTATATTCGGCCATACTACCGATAGTAGCTTGCTTCCTGAATTCGGGCGACGGCGAAACTTTTTCGCTCTGGTTCGCAGTTGAAGTGGTCTTGTCTGGCACTAACTTACTCCTCGTTTCTTGGGGTTAGGGATTTAAGGCAAAACACGATACTGTCTCCGACGATCTTTAGCGGTCAAGCTTTGGAACTCAATCGACAGGCTCTCCTCACACTTTTTTCGATGCGGTTCAACCGGCTGTAACCCCCTTATCGCCTTCCGTATTCGAATTCCACGCACGCAATCCTTTATAACATATCACCGTTTATTCCGCTCCGTCATGGACAACGAGAACGCGCAAAAAGAAGAAACCATAACCGTCGAGGGCGTCCTCGAAGTCACAAAGAAGAAGACTGGCCAGCTGCTCGACCTGAGCAAAAACGGACGCCAGCGTCCCACGGACCCCTTCGTGCCCAAGGAGCTCATCCGTCGCTTCAAGCTGCGCAGCGGCAGCCACATCGTCGCTCAAGCGACCTCCGACCCACGCTTCCAAAACCCCAAGGTCCGCTTCATCGAGCAGGTCGACGGAGTCAGCGTGGAGGAACGCCGCAAGTTCACTCCCTTCGCCCAGCTCACCACCATCACGCCAGAGGAGCAAATCCGACTGGAAACGGACAAGAAGCGCATGACCACCCGCTGCATGGACCTCTTCTGCCCCATCGGCAAAGGCACCCGCGGACTCATCGTCGCCCCGCCTCGCACCGGCAAGACCACCCTTCTCACCCACATCGCCCAAGGCATCAACGCCAACCACCCGGAAATCCACCTCATGATCCTCTTGGTGGACGAGCGCCCCGAGGAAGTCACCGACTTCCGCCGCAACATCGACGCCGAAGTCTGGGCCTCTTCCAACGACGAAGAACTCCCCAGCCACCTGCGCGTAGCCGAACTCTGCGTAGAGCGCGCCAAGTGCCTCGTGGAAACCGGCAAGGACGTGGTCATCCTGATGGACTCCATCACGCGCCTAGCCCGAGCCCACAACGCCGCCAGCAAGGGCAAGCGCACCATGTCCGGCGGTCTCGACATCCGCGCCCTCGAGAAGCCTCGCCAAATTTTCGCCGCCGCCCGCAATACCGAGGAAGCCGGCAGCCTCACCATCATCGCTTCCGCCCTCATTGAGACCGGCAGCCGCATGGACGACATGATTTTCCAGGAATTCAAGGGAACCGGCAACATGGAGATGGTCCTCGACCGCAAGATCGCCGACATGCGCATCTACCCGGCCATGAACATCGCCACTTCCGGCACCCGCCGCGAAGAATTGCTCATCCCCGAGGACGTGCTCGAAGGCATCCACTTCTTCCGCCGCGCCCTCGTGCAGCAGAAGCCGGAGGACGCCGCCGAGACCATGATCACCCGACTCTCCAAAACCGACTCCAACCAGGACCTCCTCAACCTCCTCAATCGATAAACGCAAGGAATCGGGCACTCTTTTCGAGAATAAGCTGCGCCAAACGCGCTTAAGCCTTGATCTGCCCCGATTCGTCGCGTGAAAAAGTACGTTTCCTCAGCTCGCAGGGCATAAAGCGAGCGCCACATCAGTTCTCAAAATATCAATGGATAGCTTCTCCGAACAGTGCCTCGACATGGCTCGCTCCATGCTCAGCCACAATTTGGATTCCATCAATCCCGATGGAACCATCACACCCGTCGAAGGTGAAGATTCTCGTCTGGACGAGTCCGGCCACGCCGCCCTCGCTATCGGCGAGTTCTACCGCGCCACCGGAGAAACCGAGCTTGACGGCAAGGATCTCATCGACCTCGCCGCCCGCTGCATCACAGCCCAGGCCTTCCGCGATCCCCCGCAGGAAAACGGACTCGCCTACGCCGCATTGGCCCTGCTCTCCTTCGGACCTTCCAAGGAACGCAACCCCGTGTGGGAACGCCTCGTCGACGAGACTCGCGAAAACCTCGACCGCCTCCTGCTCAACCGCAGCGACTACAACAACCACTGGCAGGCCTTCAACGTGGCCAAAGCCGTTTGCCGCTTCTC encodes:
- a CDS encoding caspase family protein; this translates as MIQTLRQLLFLALCVVTSTPLVAQFEELLQNPDLIEQSDFAPPSESASSETNTTPPAPATPPPPPRLLSSSLHRDPILQLDASPDGRYLLSLDQHVLKIWNIEQRANIATFEQTPGGWRFNDPQVIMGAWFTNTPRQILVCTNHGFTLYDDFNFSTGKQSKFEPTAYWFNAAEQAVYVAVYNTKYNKLQLTLTRVDLSTRERTSSHTIDLSKENLVKSGTAITPSSRNFITVDPQGRFATIRFQGENPLLLVDLANGEIAARVPAQHGALGFLPDGRILGHTRESNLNTYTIVNPVTFQTQPLFQLSSSSNLSPKLPTRLGQPLLLASGYEFAVHDLASRQTTPLQRLENRVTDASITVREPNRATTLIAQSNRQSGDYSQATATYLEPISIPSGIFGQAWSVPTFAPHAIAARPDDFELAIRRGADARIVRFNEVGLDIQNVELPSAALGPFTPLYHPVNEDWQFLGSNQPRVASRAARDSTFQLSTLGPDFFQKEGDNRRFALRNTHFYDLSRDGQTIALHHNTAVTVVDRPSGKRIATFPIDSPYSYADNNQQLLALSPDGQTVAFAYTTKTDNGSLDIVECHDVSTGKLLWKAPCDKPFETIDFLRYSGDGRLLYLKGPIGGPTGSNWFSSRFVTTGEVNSKIDYTSAHLHAYNRASTLVAQASYNNITLKTLPDGKATATLALDFKPATLAYIGSDNFLVATSNNDETLRLIDIREQAVIAEIKLFEDPKKWLVRHPGTGLFTSETSLQKDLKFIQGETITPLESYFDQFYQPRLLGSLVKGLSPKPTIPLSDLSLAPKLTLKIDGPATRGLTVEDEFETFELPTPEVTLKLDATCEGSPIADLRIYHNGKLVSGATRGLFVEDDEDAPLTETFTKTATHTFALTPGKNRFRAIAINEQGTESAPDEIIVYSETTAPESEGGIALHFLVVGINEYQNPQYNLNYAQKDAAAIEAILAKRYGQLFTRQNRYALYNSEATRENILATLDTIKSEANPRDVFIFYYAGHGVVSEDDDPEFFLAPYEITQLYGERRILRQLGISSDELLAYSRDISAQKQLFLLDACQSAGALKSLAVRGAVEERAIAQLARSSGTHWLTATGSEQFATEFDSLGHGAFTHVVLQALQGAADTGDGLVSVNELKAYVEAQVPELTQKEKGEAQYPVTYGYGQDFPLAIP
- a CDS encoding MFS transporter — encoded protein: MAGTDTIDGGVESEVARARWAAASLYLMNGIGFGMWAALLPLLKERLDLDELGLSALLLSMVGGALVGMPTVGRVVSRFGSRGGLTAIVPLFGLALLGPVFAESFAVAVVAAGILGALKGAFDVSLNSQAIVVEKAVGRPIMARLQALWSLGGLLVAAAIGVVLKFGVSVEGTALSVGLLVCGLGWARAKRLLPDLPVATDREAPAKTGRGTSMNGAIVAVGALAFVSLFAEGVMMDWSAVYVRDVASAEAWLAPFAYGMFSCAMAAGRFSGDYLMERLGSVRLLRWSGGFAVAGIALVSAVPVWQVAFVGLGLAGVGIANLVPIFLGAGGRAHPDGVGRGVAAVSTIGYLGFLSGPPLVGLASEWAGLQVAFGLVAILSLFIGLGGPWILRLSARRSGSARPECSYQAASEACLKGVS
- a CDS encoding LysR family transcriptional regulator, with translation MEIAQLKSFLVLAEQLHYGRAAAALHLSQPALTKQIQRLEEDLGGALFERGTQGTRLSAFGEQWLQEARQVNQKLDGLLDRGRQIALGETGRIRIGFGYHSLELVPSVVVKLRDRAPGIQISLRDMSTAEQLAALEEGKLDLAFVRVPIANHSDYESLPAIEDRMALVTARSQTGGKKLKLADVRDQAFVTISKLRSPGFFGHMLALCAKHGFHPRIVQQVSEFPTALALTRAGMGVTMIPESYWNSDYKSLQIHRIAAADSKWKVGALWRRGDRNPALHRFLEALKTFL
- a CDS encoding type VI secretion system tube protein Hcp — translated: MKLKKLLATLVLASSVAILSSATTYIKIEGVEGESKSEHHKGWIDIESISGLSAPRDAASGMATGKRQHKPITLTKQVDKSSPLFQASVGSGQNPLHEAKSKKANNPLHEANGTSANTPLFASAMTIEQDGVTYQLHGVKVLSSTRDGDTETITFSYTSINILPMAAELKPIESNAVKTTDYNSSRSNKNSR
- the acs gene encoding acetate--CoA ligase, giving the protein MPDKTTSTANQSEKVSPSPEFRKQATIGSMAEYKRLYKESVESPEKFWNAQAKELLQWRKPWKKTLEWKEPQAKWFVGGKLNVCENCVDRHLGTARENKAALIFEGEPGDQQTLTYKQLHVEVCKFANVLESLGVKKGDRIAIYMPMTCEAVVAMLASARIGAVHTVIFGGFSSESIKDRVNDCQAKVVVTADGGWRRGSVVDLKKNVNAAMAGCSTVTNVVVVKRIGNRVSMKQGRDLWYHTLMNEASHKHAAKAFDAETPLFILYTSGSTGKPKGVLHTSGGYLLGTTMTSKYVFDLKESDTYWCTADIGWITGHSYVTYGILSNGATNVIYEGAPNYPEVDRFWDIVERHRVTIFYTAPTAIRAFMKWGSEHIEKHDLSSLRLLGSVGEPINPEAWKWYHKTIGGGRCPIVDTWWQTETGGIMITTLPGAAYSKPGSAGLPFFGVVPKVFNDEGHEVRRGDGGKLVLTQPWPSMLRGLYGDKKRYKETYWSEYKGVYFCGDGCKQDKDGYFWIVGRIDDVLNVSGHRIGTAEVESALVGHGGVAEAAVVGRPHDLKGSAVVCFVTLKEGVAMTDELRRELREHVGKEIGAIAKPDEVRFAPALPKTRSGKIMRRLLKDIAAGKEIKQDTTTLEDLNVVKALQKG
- the rho gene encoding transcription termination factor Rho, whose product is MTYHRLFRSVMDNENAQKEETITVEGVLEVTKKKTGQLLDLSKNGRQRPTDPFVPKELIRRFKLRSGSHIVAQATSDPRFQNPKVRFIEQVDGVSVEERRKFTPFAQLTTITPEEQIRLETDKKRMTTRCMDLFCPIGKGTRGLIVAPPRTGKTTLLTHIAQGINANHPEIHLMILLVDERPEEVTDFRRNIDAEVWASSNDEELPSHLRVAELCVERAKCLVETGKDVVILMDSITRLARAHNAASKGKRTMSGGLDIRALEKPRQIFAAARNTEEAGSLTIIASALIETGSRMDDMIFQEFKGTGNMEMVLDRKIADMRIYPAMNIATSGTRREELLIPEDVLEGIHFFRRALVQQKPEDAAETMITRLSKTDSNQDLLNLLNR